The Streptomyces sp. HUAS MG91 sequence ATCTACACCACCTGCGCCGCCACCGGCTTCTCCATGGGCCTCGTCCTCTCCGGCCTGCTGACGGAGGCCAGCTGGCGGCTGACGATGCTGCTGCCCGCGCCGATCGCGGTCGTCGCCCTGCTCCTCGGCCTGAAGCTGATCCCGCACAGCGCCAAGGAGGAGCACCACCGCGGCTACGACATCCCCGGCGCCGCGCTGGGCACCCTGTCGATGCTGCTCCTGGTGTTCACGGTGGTGCAGGCGCCGGAGGCCGGCTGGGGTTCGGCGCGCACCCTGCTCTCGTTCCTGGCGGTCGTCGTCCTCCTGGCCGTCTTCGTCCGTGTCGAACGGCGCTCGCCGTCGCCGCTGATCCGGCTCGGCGTGCTGCGCTCCGGGTCGCAGATCCGCGCGCAGCTCGGCGCGATGACCTTCTTCGGCTCGTACGTCAGCTTCCAGTTCCTCGCGACGCTGTACCTGCAGTCGCTGCTGGGCTGGTCGGCGCTGAGCATGGCGCTGGCGTTCCTGCCCGCGGGCGCGCTCGTCGCGCTGTCGTCGACGAAGGTCGGCTCGATCGTGGACCGCTTCGGCACGCCCCGGGTCATCGCCGTCGGTTTCGCCTTCATGGTCGTCGGCTACGCGCTCTTCCTGCGCATCAGCCTCGATCCGGTCTACGCGGCCGTCATCCTGCCCACCATGCTGCTGATCGGCGCGGCGTGCGCCCTGGTCTTCCCGTCCCTCAACATCCAGGCCACGAACGGCGTGCACGACGACGAGCAGGGCATGGTCTCCGGGCTGCTCAACACGTCCGTACAGGTGGGCGGCGCGATCTTCCTCGCGGTGGTCACGGCGGTCATCACGGCGAACGCTCCCGAGGGCGCCTCGCCGCAGGCCGTCCTGGACAGCTTCCGCCCCGGGCTCGTGGTGATCACGGCGATCGCCGTCGCGGGGCTGCTGGTCACGCTGACCGGCCTGCGTTCGCGCCGGCCCCAGGAGACCGTGGTGATCGCCGGCTCGGCGCCGGCCGACGGGGCGCGGGACGCCGAGGCGGGCGAGCAGCGCCTCGCCCTGCGCGACTGAGACGGGGGGCGGGCCGATGGGCGACGGGCAAGACGCTGTCGCCCATCGGCCCGTGTGTGCCACCCTCGACGACATGACACACACGGGGGCCACCACCATGGCGACAGCACGGACACGCAGGACGCAGGCCCAACGGGACGCGATGACCGTCGAGATCGGTTTCGCGCTGTTCACCGGCGCCCTGCTGGCCGCCGCGGTGTTCGCGCTCCTGGCCCTTCCGGCGTTCCTGGGCCTCGTGTCGGGCGGCGCCCGCGGCGGGCTCTACTCGGCCGCGGGGACCGTGGCGGCCGTGGCCTTCCTCGCCCGGGTGGTCCGGGTGCTCTCGCGCTTCGACCGGCACCGGTCCGCCGAGGACGAACCCGGCCCCCACGCGTGACCGCCCTACGGTCGCGCCCGGCCCGGCGCACCGGGCGGTCCCGCACGACACCCTCGCCGATCAGCCGAGCCATCCCGGTCTGACCAGGCCCGACTCGTAGGCGAGGACGACGAGTTGGGCCCGGTCGCGGGCGCCCAACTTGACCATGGCGCGGCTCACGTGTGTCTTCGCCGTGAGCGGGCTGACGACGAGGCGCCGGGCGATCTCCTCGTTCGACAGGCCGATCCCGACCAGCGCCATCACCTCCCGCTCCCGCTCGGTCAGCCCGGCCAGCGACACCGCTCCGGCGGGCTCCTTGGAGCGTGCCGCGAACTCGGCGATGAGCCGCCGGGTCACGCCCGGCGACAGCAGCGCGTCGCCGTGCACCACGGCCCGTACGGCGCGCAGCAGTTCGTCCGGTTCGGTGTCCTTGACGAGGAAGCCGGAGGCACCGGAGCGGATCGCCTCGAAGACGTACTCGTCGAGCTCGAAGGTGGTGAGCATGACCACCTTCACCGCCGCGAGGTCCGGGTCGGCGCCGATCCGGCGGGTCGCCGCGAGCCCGTCGAGCAGCGGCATCCGGATGTCCATCAGGACGACGTCGGGGCGCAGTTCGCGTACGAGCCGGACGGCCTGCTCACCGTCGGCGGCCTCGGCGGCGACCTCGATGTCGTCCTGCGCGTCGAGCAGCGCCCGGAAACCGGCGCGGACCAGCGACTGGTCGTCGGCGAGAAGTACGCGGATCACCGTGAGTCCTTCGAAGGCGGGGCGGGCGGGGCGAGCGGCAGTTCGGCGACGACCCGGAAGCCGCCGTCCGGACGCGGCCCCGCCTCGATGGTGCCACCCAGGGCTGCGGCGCGCTCACGCATCCCGGCCAGCCCGTTGCCGCTGCCGCCCGCCTCGGCGTGGCTCGCGGGCCCGTCGTCGTCGACGGTCACCGTCAGCACGCCCAGCCGGTGATCGAGTCGTACTCGCGCCCGCCGGGACTCCGAGTGCCGGACGACGTTCGTCAGGGCCTCCTGCACGATCCGGAACGCGGCGAGGTCCGCGCCCGGCGACGGCGTCACCCGCTCCCCGCCGGTGGCGACGTCGACGACGAGTCCGGCACCGGCCGCCTGCTCCACGAGCTCGGGCAGCCGGTCGAGTCCGGGGGCGGGGGCGCGCGGAGCGTCGCCGGGCGCCCGCAGCGTGTCGAGGACCTGCCGCACCTCCCCCAGCGCCTCCTTGCTCGCGCCCTTGATCGTCGCCAGTGCCGTCCGCGCCTGTTCCGGATCGGCGTCGAGCAGGGCGAGCCCCACGCCCGCCTGGACGTTGATGACGGAGAGGGAGTGGGCCAGCACGTCGTGCAGTTCGCGGGCGATGCGCAGCCGCTCCTCGTCGGCCCGCCGGCGTGCGGCCCGCTCCCGCTCGGCGCGCGCCTGCGCCCACTGCTCGCGCCGGATCCGGGTCAGTTCGGCGACGGCGACGACGGCGAGCACCCACGCCGCGATGATCCCCTCCTGTCCCCAGGGCGCGGGACCGTCCCCGGCCGGCGGCAGATAGCGGTACAGCCAGTGGCCCACCACGGCGTGCCCGGCCCAGAACAGGGCGACGGCTCCCCAGGCCGCGTACCGGCGTCCGGCGACGAGCGCGGCGAAGCAGCCCAGGGCGACGGGGAGGAAGACGGGCCCGTACGGGTATCCGGCCGCCAGGTACACCGTCGCGCAGAGCGCCGTGCCGTAGGCGACCGCCACCGGGTGCCGCTGCCGCCACAGGAGTTGGACCGAGGCGAGGACGAGGAGCAGGTACGCGAACGCGTCGAGGCCGGCCCGGTCGCCCGCCCGGCCGTGCGCGGCCATGGTCGAGCCGACGAGGACGATCAGGGTGACCAGCGCCGTCGACCGCCACGGCAGGCGGCCGCCGTCGGCCCGGTTCCACCAGGAGGGTCCCGGCGCCCACGGCGGCGGGCCGCCGTGCCGCCACGGTGGTCCGCCGTGGTCCCCGGGCGGGTCACCGGCCCGCTCGCGCTGCTCGTCCATGCGGCCACGCTAAGGGCCGCGGGCCGTCGCGGGCGTCAGCCGGGCGTGGTCATCACCCGTACTCCCCGCGGAGTACCCGACGGCCCCCGCCCCGGCCGCGTCACTTCACGAGCCCGACCCCGTGGGCGAGCTGCGCGGCGGCGTGGTCGAAGAAGGCGGCCCGGTCCTCGACGACCCGGTTGAACTGGCCGAACAGCTCGAAACCGATGAGCCCGAACAACTGCGCCCAAGCGGCGGTCAGCGCGACCATGATCTCGGGCGGCAGGTCGGGCGCGATGTCGGCGGCGATCCGCTCGGCCTCCGGGCGCAGCGCGGGCGGAAGCTTGGGCAGGGCCACGCCTTTGTCCTCGTACGCCTCCCGGACGATGCCGATGAGCAGCAGCGCGACCCGGGACGCGGCCGGCACGGTGGCCATCGGCGCGGTGTAACCCGGCACCGGGGAGCCGTAGATGAGGGTGTACTCGTGCGGACGGGCGAGGGCCCAGGCGCGGACGGCCCGGCACACGGTGACCCAGCGCTGGGCCGCCGTGGCCGTCGGCTGCCGGGTGGCGTCCGCGCGCTCGGCGGCCTCGCCCAGCGAGTCGTAGGCGTCGATGATGAGTGCGGTCAGCAGCTCGTCCCGGCTGGGGAAGTAGCGGTACAGGGCCGAGGAGACCATGTCGAGCTCGCGGGCGACGGCGCGGAGCGAGAGCTTGGCGGCGCCGTCGGCGACGAGCTGTCTGCGCGCCTCGTCCTTGATGGCGGCGGTGATCTCCTGCCGTGCTCGGGCGCGGGCCCCTTGGGTGGTGCGGCTCGTACTCATGGGTGCAGTCTTCCACGCCTGCGGAGCGGTGCACACGTTCCGGAGCGCCGACAACAAAAGAGAGCACTGCTCTTGCTTCAGCGCACCACTCTCGTGCAGACTGCTCTTAAGCGAGAGCAGTGCTCACACTTCGGAGCACCGCCCGCACTCCTCCTGGGGGTCACCATGAGCGCACAGTCCGAGCCCTACTACCTCAAGGGCAGCCCCACCACGATCCGCCTCAACAAGGTGATCGGCTGGCTGGCCCGGCGCGGCCTCAGCCTCGCGGGCTCCGCCGAACTGTCGGTGCGCGGCCGCAAGAGCGGCCAGTTGCAGCGGATCCCGGTGAACCCGCACACGCACGAGGGCGTCCAGTACCTGGTCTCGGCCCGCGGCCACTCCCAGTGGGTGAAGAACATGCTCGCCGCGGGCGGCGGCGAGCTGCGCGTGGGCCGCAAGGTCCGCACCTTCGAGGCCGTCGAGCTCGCCGACGACGACCTGAAGCGCGAGGTCCTGCGCACCTATCTGGAGCGCTGGGGCTGGCAGGTCGACGACTACTTCAAGGGCGTCACGGCGAAGTCCTCGGACGCGGAGATCTCGGCGGCCTCCCCCGACCACCCGGTCTTCCGGATCACCGTCGACGGCTGACGCCCGCGCCACCCGGGACCGGCGCGCCCTCGCACCCGGTCCCGGCGCGGGGGCACGCCGACGGTGTCAGCGCTCGAACCGGGACAGCGCCCGCCCCGCCATCGGATGCGTCCGCACGAGCTCGCCCAGGGAGGACGAACCCCGGGTGATCCTCGCGAACGCGTTCCACGCGGGACGCACACCCGTCAGCGCCGCGTGCAGCAGCCCCGGCTTGCGCTCGAACACGTTCAGCATCCGCTTGCCGACGGCCATCTCGACGCCCAGGCCCGCCTTGATGGCGAACGCGTAGTTCAGCGCCTGGCGGCGGGCGTCCACGGCGTCGTGGGACTCGGCGACGCGCACCGCCCACTCCCCCGCGAGCCGGCCCGAGCGCAGGGCGAAGGAGATGCCCTCACGGGTCCACGGCTCGAGCAGTCCGGCCGCGTCGCCGCAGACCAGGACCCGCCCGCGCGAGAGCGGCGAGTCGTCGGCCCGACAGCGCGTCAGATGCCCGGAGGAGACCGCCGGCTCGAATCCGGCGAGCCCGAGCCGGGCGATGAAGTCCTCCAGGTACTTCTTGGTGGCGGCGCCTTCGCCGCGCGCCGAGATGACGCCCACGGTGAGCGTGTCGCCCTTGGGGAAGACCCAGCCGTAACTGCCCGGGATCGGGCCCCAGTCGATGAGGACCCGGCCGCGCCAGTCTTCGGCGACCGTCTCCGGCACCGGGATCTCCGCCTCCAGGCCGAGGTCGACCTGGTCCAGCTTGACCCCGACGTGTGCTCCTATCCGGCTGGCGCTGCCGTCCGCGCCGACGACGGCGCGCGCGAGCACCGTCTCGCCGTCCTGCAGCACGACCGCGACGGTCCGCCGGTCGGGCACCGCGGAACCGTGCTGCTCGACCCGCGTGACCGTGACGCCGGTGCGCAGCTCGGCACCCGCCTTCTGCGCGTGCTCGACCAGCTGGGCGTCGAACTCCGGGCGGTTGATCAGCCCGAACAGCATGCTGCGCGAGCGACGCGTCCGCGCGTACTTGCCGTTCAGGGAGAACGTGACCGCGTTGATCCGGTCCTTGAACGGGAGCTCGAAGCCGGGTGGCAGGGAATCGCGGGACGGGCCGATGATGCCGCCGCCGCACGTCTTGTAGCGCGGCAGTTCCGCCTTCTCCAACAGCAGCACGCGGCGTCCGGCGACCGCGGCCGCGTACGCGGCGGAGGCGCCGGCGGGGCCCGCGCCCACGACCACGACGTCCCACACGCTCATGTCCCGCTCGTCGCCCATGTCGTTGCCCGTCGCGTTCTCGGGATTCTCGCTGCTCACGATGGTCTACTGCTCCGTCTTCAGCCGCCTGCCGCACGTTTCCCAGGCATCCTACGGCGGGCGGCGCCGTGACCCTCTGTGGGAGGATCATCGATACCCCCTGTACAACGTCGCACCTACGAGGAGCGTGCCCATGTCGCCGCATCCGATCGCCGAGACCGTCGCCTCCCTGCTGCCCCGCGCCAAGGCGGAGCTGGCCGAGCTGGTGGCCTTCAAGTCGGTGGCGGACTTCGACCAGTATCCGAAGAGCGAGAGCGAGGGCGCGGCCAACTGGGTCGCGGACGCGCTGCGCGCCGAGGGCTTCGAGGACGTGGCGCTGCTCGACACCCCGGACGGCACGCAGTCGGTCTACGGCCATCTGCCCGGACCGCAGGGCGCGCCCACGGTCCTGCTGTACGCGCACTACGACGTGCAGCCGCCGCTGGACGAGGAGGCGTGGGTGACGCCTCCGTTCGAGCTGACCGAGCGCGAGGACGGCCGCTGGTACGGGCGCGGCAGCGCCGACTGCAAGGGCGGTGTGCTGCTGCACCTGCTGGCGGTCCGCGCGCTGAAGGCGAACGGCGGGGTCCCGGTGAGCGTCAAGGTCATCGCCGAGGGCTCGGAGGAGATGGGCACCGGCGGCCTGGAGCGCTACGCCGAGCAGCACCCGGAGCTGCTGACCGCCGACACCATCGTCATCGGTGACGCGGGCAACTTCCAGTGCGGTCTGCCCACCGCGACGGCGACGCTGCGCGGCATGACCCTGGTGCGGGTGCAGATCGACACGCTCGAAGGCAACCTGCACTCCGGCCAGTTCGGCGGGGCCGCGCCCGACGCGCTGGCCGCGCTGGTGCGCGTACTGGACTCGTTGCGGGCCGAGGACGGCTCGACGACGGTCGACGGTCTGGACGCGGCCGAGTCGTGGAGCGGTCTGCAGTACGAGGAGGACGCGTTCCGCAAGGACGCCAAGGTGCTCGACGGGGTCGGTCTGATCGGCGCGGGCACGGTCGCCGACCGGATCTGGGCGCGCCCCGCCGTGACCGTGCTCGGCATCGACTGCCCGCCGGTCGTCGGCGCGACGCCGTCCGTGCAGGCCGGCGCCCGCGCGCTGGTCAGCCTGCGGGTGCCGCCGGGCGTGGACGCCGGTGAGGCGACGAAGCTGCTGATGGCGCACATCGAGGCGCACACGCCGTGGGGCGCCCGTGTGTCGGTCGAGCAGGTCGGCCAGGGCCAGCCGTTCCGGGCGAACACCCAGAGCCCCGCGTACGCGGCGCTGGCGGACGCGATGGCCGAGGCGTACGACGGCCAGGAGATGAGTTACGCGGGTCAGGGCGGCTCGATCCCGCTGTGCAACACGCTCGCCTCGCTCTACCCGGAGGCGGAGATCCTGCTGATCGGCCTGAGCGAGCCGGAGGCGCAGATCCACGCGGTCAACGAGTCGGTGTCGCCCCAGGAGCTGGAGCGGCTCTCGGTGGCGGAGGCGCTGTTCCTGCAGAAGTACGCCGCCGCGAACTGACGCGGTCCCGGCCCGCTCTGCTGTGGGCCGAGATGTGTGCCGTCCGGTGGGTGGGGCTCGTACGGTCGCCGCATGACGACCTACGACCTCACCGACGCGTTCGACGTCACCCCGCGGCTGCGGCTGCTGCGCTTTCCCGTGGGGCAGGCCTATCTGTGGCGGGACGACGACGGGCTCACCCTGATCGACGCGGGCGCGCCCGGCGCGGGCCTGCCGATCGCCGACGCCGTACGTGCCTGGGGGCATGCCCCCGAGGACGTGCGGCGCGTCGTGCTCACCCACTTCCACGAGGACCACGTGGGCGGCGCCGCCGAGTTCGGCCGGCTCAGCGGCGCCGAGGTGTACGCCCACCGGCTGGACGCGCCGTTCGTCCGGGGCGAGGCGCAGGGTCCGCCGCCGGTCCACGAGGACTGGGAGCGGCCGCTGCACGCCCAGGCCCTGGCGCAGCTCCCGCCGCCGCTGCCCGAGCCCGATCTGCCGCCCGAGGTAAGGGAGTTGGCGGACGGCGACACCCTCGACTTCGGCGGCGGGGCGCGGATCGTCGGCGCGCCCGGCCACACGGACGGGTCGATCGCCGTGCATCTGCCCCGGCACGGCGTGCTGTTCGCCGGTGACGCGATCGCCGCGTCCCCGGTCGACGGGCAGATCGTCCTGGGCGTGTTCAACCTGGACCGCGCGCGGGCCGTCGCCTCCTTCGCCCGGCTCGCGGCGCTGGAGAGCGAGGTGGCCTGCTTCGGTCACGGTGATCCGGTGACCGAGAACGCCGGGGCCGTGCTCCGGGCGGCCGCGGCGACGTATCAACCCGCTTGACGTTCACAGCAGTTCGAGCGGCTGGGCGTAGTGGCAGGCGACGGGGTTGCCACTGCCGCGGTCCGTCAGTTCGGGGACCTGCTCCACGCACGCCGTCCGCTCCTCGTCCGTGAGCTGCTCGGCGAACTTCGGGCAGCGGGTGCGGAACCGGCAGCCGCTGGGCGGGCGGATCGGGCTGGGCACGTCGCCCTGCACGATGATCCGGCGGCGGGCCCGTTCCTTGCGCGGGTCGGGCAGCGGGATCGCGGAGATCAGGGCCTGGGTGTAGGGGTGCGCGGGGCGGGCGAACAGCTCGCGGGTCGGGGCGAGTTCGACGATCCGGCCCAGGTACATGACGGCCACCCGGTGCGCGACGTGCCGCATCACGGACAGGTCGTGCGCCACGAACAGGAAGGACAGGCCGAGCTCGGACTGGAGGTCCATCAGGAGGTTGAGGACGCCCGCCTGGATGGAGACGTCGAGCGCGGAGACCGGTTCGTCGAGGACGACGACCTTGGGGCGGAGGGCCAGCGCCCGTGCGATGCCGATGCGCTGGCGCTGGCCGCCGGAGAACTCGTGGGCGAAGCGGTTGCCGTGCTCGGGGTTGAGGCCGACGAGGCGCAGCAGCTCACGGACGTCGGCGCGGCCCGCTTCGTCGTAGCGGCCGTGGATGCGCAGGGGTTCGGCGACGATCTCGTGGACGGAGACGCGCGGGTCGAGCGAGGCGTAGGGGTCCTGGAAGACGATCTGGAGGTCCTCGCGCAGCGGCCGCATGTGACGGCGGCTCAGCGTGGTGAGTTCCCGGCCGCGGTAGGTGACGCTGCCCGAGGTGGCCCGCTCCAGGTTGAGCAGGGTGCGGGCCGTGGTCGTCTTGCCGGAGCCGGACTCGCCGACGAGGCCGAGGGTCTCGTCGGCGTGGAGGTCGAAGGAGACGCCGCACACGGCGTGCACCTCGCCGATGGTGCGGCGCACGATGCCCCGCGAGCGGACCGGGAAGTGCTTGACCAGGTCGCGGACCTGGAGGACCGGCTCGGTCCCGGTGGCCGTCGTCATGCGGGGTCCTTCCGTGGGCCGGCCGGGCGGGCCGGGCTGTCCTCGGGGGCGTCGCCGCCGGCCAGCCGTGCGAGGGCCTCCGTGTCGGCGCCCGTCACCTCGAACACCTCGTCCGCGGCGGTGTCGACGAGCCGGTCGGCGAAGTGGCAGGCGCTGCGGTGCCCGGCGTGGGCGGTCGTGCGCAGTGCGGGTTCGTCGCGGTCGCACACGTCCTCGCGCATCGGGCAGCGCGGCGCGAAGGGGCAGCCCGGTGGCAGGTTCAGCAGGGACGGCGGTGATCCGGTGATCGGGGTGAGCCGTTCCTCCGCGCGGTCCATGCGGGGCAGCGAGCCCAGCAGGCCGAGGGTGTACGGCATGCGGGGTGTGTAGAAGATGTCCTCCACGGAGCCGGTCTCGACGACGCGTCCGGCGTACATGACGGCGACCCGGTCGGTGTGCCCGGCGACGACGCCGAGGTCGTGGGTGATCAGGACGAGCGCGGCGCCGGTCTCGTCCCGCGCGGTCTCCAGCGCGTCGAGGATCTGTGCCTGCACGGTGACGTCGAGGGCCGTGGTGGGTTCGTCGGCGATGATGACGGCCGGGTCGTTGGCCATGCCGATGGCGATCACGACGCGCTGGCGCATCCCGCCGGAGAGTTCGTGCGGGTAGTCGTCGACGCGCCGGGCGGGGTGCGGGATGCCGACGATGCCGAGCAGGTCGACGGCCCGGTCGCGCGCGGCCTTCCTCGACAGGCCCGCGTTGTGCCGCAGCAGGCCCTCCTCGATCTGGTGGCCCACCGAGTACACGGGGTTGAGCGAGGTCATGGGGTCCTGGAAGATCATGGCGATGCCGCTGCCGCGGATGTCGGAGAGCGCCGAGTCGCCGAGGCCGAGCAGTTCGGTGCCCTGGAACCGCACCGAGCCGGCCACTCGCGCGGTCTTCGGCAGCAGGCCCATCACGGCGAGCGCGGTCACCGACTTGCCGGATCCGGACTCGCCGACGATGCCCAGCGACTCGCCCCGCTCCAGGCGGTAGCCGACGCCGCGCACGGCCCGTACGACACCGTCCTCGGTGGGGAACTCCACGCGCAGGTCGTCCACTTCGAGCACGGTGTCCTCGGTGGGCAGCGCGAGCTCGGCCCGCCCGTCGGCGGACCTGCCGGACACGGTCATTGGCGCACCCTCTGCTGTCGGGGGTCGAACGCGTCGCGCAACCCGTCGCCGATGAAGTTGATGGTCAGCGCGATCGCGATGATGAACGCGCCGGGGATGTAGAACAGCCAGGGCCGGGTGTCGACGGCCGTCTGCGCCTGGGAGACGAGGAGGCCGAGCGAGGTGTCCGGCGGCTGCACGCCGAAGCCGAGGAAGGACAGCGCCGTCTCGATGAGGATGCCGGTGGCGACGAGGATCGTGGCGTTGACGATGATCGGCCCGAGCGCGTTGGGCAGCAGATGCCGGAAGATGATCCGGGTGTCGGAGGCGCCGAGCGCCCGGGCCGCCTCGATGAACTCCTTCTCGCGCAGCGACAGCACGGTGGAGCGCACCACGCGCGAGACGTACGCCCAGGTGAGACCGGCGACGACGATGGCGATCCAGTACCAACTACCGCCGCTGCGGGCGGAGATGACCAGGGCGATGGCGAGCAGCGGCAGGGTGAGGACGAGGTCGGAGATACGCATCATCACCGCGTCGACCACGCCCCGGTAGAACCCGGCGACGGCTCCCCACACCGCGCCGACGAGCGTCGAACCGACCGCGATCATGATGGCGATCTTCAGCGAGGTCTGGGTGCCGCGCATCACCTGCGCGTACGCGTCGTAGCCGGAGGAGTTGGTGCCGAACGGGTGCTTGGCGGACGGGGGTTGGGAGTTGTCGGGGGTGAACTTCTGGTACGAGTAGTGCCACAGGTACGGCCCGATGAACGCCCACAGCACGATCAGCACGAAGATCACCAGGCTGGCCATCGCCGCCCGGTGCCGCACGAAGCGCCGG is a genomic window containing:
- a CDS encoding nitroreductase family deazaflavin-dependent oxidoreductase, translating into MSAQSEPYYLKGSPTTIRLNKVIGWLARRGLSLAGSAELSVRGRKSGQLQRIPVNPHTHEGVQYLVSARGHSQWVKNMLAAGGGELRVGRKVRTFEAVELADDDLKREVLRTYLERWGWQVDDYFKGVTAKSSDAEISAASPDHPVFRITVDG
- a CDS encoding sensor histidine kinase, with the protein product MAAHGRAGDRAGLDAFAYLLLVLASVQLLWRQRHPVAVAYGTALCATVYLAAGYPYGPVFLPVALGCFAALVAGRRYAAWGAVALFWAGHAVVGHWLYRYLPPAGDGPAPWGQEGIIAAWVLAVVAVAELTRIRREQWAQARAERERAARRRADEERLRIARELHDVLAHSLSVINVQAGVGLALLDADPEQARTALATIKGASKEALGEVRQVLDTLRAPGDAPRAPAPGLDRLPELVEQAAGAGLVVDVATGGERVTPSPGADLAAFRIVQEALTNVVRHSESRRARVRLDHRLGVLTVTVDDDGPASHAEAGGSGNGLAGMRERAAALGGTIEAGPRPDGGFRVVAELPLAPPAPPSKDSR
- a CDS encoding ABC transporter ATP-binding protein, coding for MTVSGRSADGRAELALPTEDTVLEVDDLRVEFPTEDGVVRAVRGVGYRLERGESLGIVGESGSGKSVTALAVMGLLPKTARVAGSVRFQGTELLGLGDSALSDIRGSGIAMIFQDPMTSLNPVYSVGHQIEEGLLRHNAGLSRKAARDRAVDLLGIVGIPHPARRVDDYPHELSGGMRQRVVIAIGMANDPAVIIADEPTTALDVTVQAQILDALETARDETGAALVLITHDLGVVAGHTDRVAVMYAGRVVETGSVEDIFYTPRMPYTLGLLGSLPRMDRAEERLTPITGSPPSLLNLPPGCPFAPRCPMREDVCDRDEPALRTTAHAGHRSACHFADRLVDTAADEVFEVTGADTEALARLAGGDAPEDSPARPAGPRKDPA
- a CDS encoding MBL fold metallo-hydrolase codes for the protein MTTYDLTDAFDVTPRLRLLRFPVGQAYLWRDDDGLTLIDAGAPGAGLPIADAVRAWGHAPEDVRRVVLTHFHEDHVGGAAEFGRLSGAEVYAHRLDAPFVRGEAQGPPPVHEDWERPLHAQALAQLPPPLPEPDLPPEVRELADGDTLDFGGGARIVGAPGHTDGSIAVHLPRHGVLFAGDAIAASPVDGQIVLGVFNLDRARAVASFARLAALESEVACFGHGDPVTENAGAVLRAAAATYQPA
- a CDS encoding dipeptidase — its product is MSPHPIAETVASLLPRAKAELAELVAFKSVADFDQYPKSESEGAANWVADALRAEGFEDVALLDTPDGTQSVYGHLPGPQGAPTVLLYAHYDVQPPLDEEAWVTPPFELTEREDGRWYGRGSADCKGGVLLHLLAVRALKANGGVPVSVKVIAEGSEEMGTGGLERYAEQHPELLTADTIVIGDAGNFQCGLPTATATLRGMTLVRVQIDTLEGNLHSGQFGGAAPDALAALVRVLDSLRAEDGSTTVDGLDAAESWSGLQYEEDAFRKDAKVLDGVGLIGAGTVADRIWARPAVTVLGIDCPPVVGATPSVQAGARALVSLRVPPGVDAGEATKLLMAHIEAHTPWGARVSVEQVGQGQPFRANTQSPAYAALADAMAEAYDGQEMSYAGQGGSIPLCNTLASLYPEAEILLIGLSEPEAQIHAVNESVSPQELERLSVAEALFLQKYAAAN
- a CDS encoding oligopeptide/dipeptide ABC transporter ATP-binding protein; protein product: MTTATGTEPVLQVRDLVKHFPVRSRGIVRRTIGEVHAVCGVSFDLHADETLGLVGESGSGKTTTARTLLNLERATSGSVTYRGRELTTLSRRHMRPLREDLQIVFQDPYASLDPRVSVHEIVAEPLRIHGRYDEAGRADVRELLRLVGLNPEHGNRFAHEFSGGQRQRIGIARALALRPKVVVLDEPVSALDVSIQAGVLNLLMDLQSELGLSFLFVAHDLSVMRHVAHRVAVMYLGRIVELAPTRELFARPAHPYTQALISAIPLPDPRKERARRRIIVQGDVPSPIRPPSGCRFRTRCPKFAEQLTDEERTACVEQVPELTDRGSGNPVACHYAQPLELL
- a CDS encoding DUF6332 family protein → MTHTGATTMATARTRRTQAQRDAMTVEIGFALFTGALLAAAVFALLALPAFLGLVSGGARGGLYSAAGTVAAVAFLARVVRVLSRFDRHRSAEDEPGPHA
- a CDS encoding response regulator transcription factor, encoding MIRVLLADDQSLVRAGFRALLDAQDDIEVAAEAADGEQAVRLVRELRPDVVLMDIRMPLLDGLAATRRIGADPDLAAVKVVMLTTFELDEYVFEAIRSGASGFLVKDTEPDELLRAVRAVVHGDALLSPGVTRRLIAEFAARSKEPAGAVSLAGLTEREREVMALVGIGLSNEEIARRLVVSPLTAKTHVSRAMVKLGARDRAQLVVLAYESGLVRPGWLG
- a CDS encoding geranylgeranyl reductase family protein, with amino-acid sequence MGDERDMSVWDVVVVGAGPAGASAAYAAAVAGRRVLLLEKAELPRYKTCGGGIIGPSRDSLPPGFELPFKDRINAVTFSLNGKYARTRRSRSMLFGLINRPEFDAQLVEHAQKAGAELRTGVTVTRVEQHGSAVPDRRTVAVVLQDGETVLARAVVGADGSASRIGAHVGVKLDQVDLGLEAEIPVPETVAEDWRGRVLIDWGPIPGSYGWVFPKGDTLTVGVISARGEGAATKKYLEDFIARLGLAGFEPAVSSGHLTRCRADDSPLSRGRVLVCGDAAGLLEPWTREGISFALRSGRLAGEWAVRVAESHDAVDARRQALNYAFAIKAGLGVEMAVGKRMLNVFERKPGLLHAALTGVRPAWNAFARITRGSSSLGELVRTHPMAGRALSRFER
- a CDS encoding ABC transporter permease; this encodes MTDTTQAAGAAGGELPHIGDEFTVKERTQTQLVLRRFVRHRAAMASLVIFVLIVLWAFIGPYLWHYSYQKFTPDNSQPPSAKHPFGTNSSGYDAYAQVMRGTQTSLKIAIMIAVGSTLVGAVWGAVAGFYRGVVDAVMMRISDLVLTLPLLAIALVISARSGGSWYWIAIVVAGLTWAYVSRVVRSTVLSLREKEFIEAARALGASDTRIIFRHLLPNALGPIIVNATILVATGILIETALSFLGFGVQPPDTSLGLLVSQAQTAVDTRPWLFYIPGAFIIAIALTINFIGDGLRDAFDPRQQRVRQ
- a CDS encoding TetR/AcrR family transcriptional regulator, coding for MSTSRTTQGARARARQEITAAIKDEARRQLVADGAAKLSLRAVARELDMVSSALYRYFPSRDELLTALIIDAYDSLGEAAERADATRQPTATAAQRWVTVCRAVRAWALARPHEYTLIYGSPVPGYTAPMATVPAASRVALLLIGIVREAYEDKGVALPKLPPALRPEAERIAADIAPDLPPEIMVALTAAWAQLFGLIGFELFGQFNRVVEDRAAFFDHAAAQLAHGVGLVK
- a CDS encoding MFS transporter codes for the protein MTSPLTAAPSSPEASSERWSPRLWGTLLVLCAAMFLDALDVSMVGVALPSIGSELDLSTATLQWVVSGYILGYGGLLLLGGRAADLLGRRRVFLIALGVFALASLLGGLVDSGPLLIASRFIKGLSAAFTAPAGLSIITTTFAEGPVRNRALSIYTTCAATGFSMGLVLSGLLTEASWRLTMLLPAPIAVVALLLGLKLIPHSAKEEHHRGYDIPGAALGTLSMLLLVFTVVQAPEAGWGSARTLLSFLAVVVLLAVFVRVERRSPSPLIRLGVLRSGSQIRAQLGAMTFFGSYVSFQFLATLYLQSLLGWSALSMALAFLPAGALVALSSTKVGSIVDRFGTPRVIAVGFAFMVVGYALFLRISLDPVYAAVILPTMLLIGAACALVFPSLNIQATNGVHDDEQGMVSGLLNTSVQVGGAIFLAVVTAVITANAPEGASPQAVLDSFRPGLVVITAIAVAGLLVTLTGLRSRRPQETVVIAGSAPADGARDAEAGEQRLALRD